A stretch of the bacterium SCSIO 12827 genome encodes the following:
- a CDS encoding S49 family peptidase, translated as MSDTQPESRGLGALPVIGALLDPPPTVAVVRLSGVIGAMGGFRRGLSLGSQAGVLQRAFKLRNLKAVALAVNSPGGSPVQSALIAGRIRQLADEKQIPVIAFAEDVAASGGYWLACAADEIYADASSIIGSIGVVSGGFGLQGLIEKLGVERRLHTSGDKKAMLDPFQPEKPAEVKHLKDIQGDIHEAFKDMVRARRGGRLKGAEKDLFSGAFWTGTKAMELGLIDGLGDLRAVMRARYGDKVKLRLVGERRGLFGRLRFGALSDAPAGPDWAGQAVAAIEERLIWNRFGL; from the coding sequence ATGTCAGACACCCAGCCGGAATCCCGCGGTCTCGGCGCACTTCCCGTCATCGGCGCCTTGCTTGATCCGCCGCCCACGGTGGCCGTGGTTCGGCTGTCCGGTGTCATCGGGGCGATGGGCGGGTTTCGCCGGGGGCTCAGCCTGGGCAGCCAAGCGGGCGTTCTTCAGCGCGCGTTCAAGCTGCGCAATCTCAAGGCCGTGGCGCTGGCCGTCAATTCACCGGGCGGCTCGCCCGTGCAATCGGCTCTGATCGCCGGCCGCATCCGGCAATTGGCCGACGAAAAGCAGATCCCCGTCATCGCCTTTGCCGAAGACGTCGCCGCGTCGGGCGGCTACTGGCTGGCCTGCGCCGCTGATGAAATCTATGCGGATGCGTCCTCCATCATCGGCTCCATCGGTGTGGTGTCGGGCGGATTCGGCCTGCAGGGCCTGATCGAAAAGCTGGGGGTGGAACGCCGCCTGCACACGTCCGGCGACAAGAAAGCCATGCTCGACCCGTTCCAGCCGGAAAAGCCGGCCGAGGTGAAACACCTGAAGGACATCCAGGGAGACATTCACGAAGCCTTCAAGGACATGGTGCGTGCCCGTCGGGGCGGTCGCCTCAAGGGTGCGGAAAAGGACCTGTTCTCCGGCGCCTTCTGGACCGGGACCAAGGCCATGGAGCTGGGCCTGATCGACGGCCTTGGTGATCTGCGGGCGGTCATGCGCGCGCGCTACGGCGACAAGGTGAAGCTGCGGCTGGTCGGTGAGCGGCGGGGACTTTTCGGCCGCCTGCGGTTCGGCGCTCTGTCCGATGCCCCCGCCGGCCCCGATTGGGCGGGCCAGGCCGTGGCTGCCATTGAGGAACGCCTGATCTGGAACCGTTTCGGGCTATAA
- a CDS encoding methyltransferase, giving the protein MTFAAIDAEETRLLDGRVVCYQPRRGYRSAIDPILMQAAVPARPGDRVLDLGCGAGAAALCLAHRVAGVAVTGLDIQEPLIALARESVTANGMADAVQFMAGDLLTPPGGIGAGAFDHVMANPPFQKAGTSRPSPDPVKAMATVEGRAELADWVRTAARLVRGGGTVTFIHHGGRGDELADLMSASLGAVTLQPVQGKPGEGRPGRMIAQGIKDAAANRRRLTPLVLHEPGGDFSAPVDRILRGYADIAINRP; this is encoded by the coding sequence ATGACTTTTGCCGCCATAGACGCCGAGGAGACCCGCCTGTTGGACGGCCGGGTCGTCTGTTATCAGCCCCGGCGTGGCTACCGTTCCGCCATCGACCCGATCCTGATGCAGGCGGCCGTTCCGGCCCGGCCCGGCGACCGCGTGCTGGACTTGGGATGCGGTGCCGGGGCGGCGGCGTTGTGTCTGGCCCATCGCGTGGCCGGGGTGGCGGTCACCGGCCTGGATATTCAGGAACCGCTGATCGCCTTGGCCCGCGAAAGTGTCACGGCCAACGGCATGGCGGATGCGGTCCAATTCATGGCGGGGGACCTGCTGACCCCGCCGGGCGGCATCGGGGCCGGGGCGTTCGATCATGTCATGGCCAATCCGCCCTTTCAAAAGGCCGGCACCTCGCGCCCTTCGCCTGATCCGGTGAAGGCAATGGCGACGGTGGAGGGGCGGGCCGAACTGGCCGATTGGGTGCGGACGGCCGCCCGGCTGGTGCGGGGCGGCGGCACGGTCACCTTCATCCATCATGGCGGACGGGGGGATGAACTGGCGGATCTCATGTCGGCCTCCCTCGGCGCGGTCACCCTGCAGCCGGTTCAAGGCAAGCCGGGAGAAGGCCGTCCGGGGCGAATGATCGCGCAGGGAATCAAGGACGCGGCGGCCAATCGCCGCAGGCTAACGCCCCTGGTTTTGCATGAACCGGGAGGTGATTTTTCGGCCCCTGTGGATCGAATCCTACGGGGGTATGCGGATATCGCGATAAATCGCCCCTAA
- a CDS encoding DUF2007 domain-containing protein — translation MVELFRTNDPVLLSWMQARLAALDVPAQVFDMHASFMDGNVLAIQRRIMVDEDDLALAKRVIVEAEEIARGERDPLD, via the coding sequence ATGGTCGAATTGTTCCGCACCAACGATCCCGTGCTGCTGTCCTGGATGCAGGCGCGGCTGGCCGCGCTCGACGTGCCGGCCCAGGTGTTCGACATGCATGCCAGTTTCATGGACGGCAACGTCCTGGCCATCCAGCGCCGTATCATGGTGGACGAGGACGACCTTGCCCTTGCCAAGCGTGTCATCGTCGAGGCCGAGGAAATCGCCCGCGGTGAACGCGACCCCCTGGATTGA
- a CDS encoding polyprenyl synthetase family protein, whose protein sequence is MALVVDLEGERQKKPNLDKLQALVADDLKAVNEVIVQRMESSVALIPQLAGHLVASGGKRLRPILTLASARMCGYQGNRHIPLAACVEFIHTATLLHDDVVDESELRRGQASANAVWGNQASVLVGDFLFSRAFQVMVADGAIKVLKILSDASAVIAEGEVMQLMTTGDTATGEANYLEVITAKTAELFAAACRIGAVVAERPKAEEDALLSYGTNLGIAFQLIDDVLDYSAKQAELGKTVGDDFREGKISLPTILAFNRGNEAERTFWRRTLEDMDQTDDDLAHAITLMTKHHALSDTVDRARHYGAVARDALGIFPDNAQKQALLELVDFCIERAY, encoded by the coding sequence GTGGCCCTTGTGGTCGACCTTGAAGGCGAACGCCAAAAGAAACCCAACCTGGACAAGCTTCAGGCCCTGGTCGCCGACGACCTGAAGGCCGTGAACGAGGTCATCGTCCAGCGCATGGAAAGCTCGGTCGCCCTGATTCCGCAGCTTGCGGGGCATCTGGTCGCGTCCGGCGGCAAGCGTCTGCGTCCCATCCTGACTCTCGCCTCGGCCCGTATGTGCGGCTACCAAGGCAACCGCCACATCCCGCTGGCCGCCTGCGTCGAATTCATCCATACGGCGACCCTTCTGCACGACGACGTGGTCGATGAAAGCGAACTGCGCCGGGGCCAGGCATCAGCCAACGCGGTCTGGGGCAATCAGGCCAGCGTGCTGGTCGGCGATTTCCTGTTTTCCCGCGCGTTCCAGGTGATGGTCGCCGACGGCGCGATCAAGGTGCTGAAAATTCTGTCCGATGCCTCGGCGGTGATCGCCGAGGGCGAGGTCATGCAACTGATGACCACCGGCGATACGGCAACAGGCGAAGCCAACTATCTGGAAGTCATCACCGCCAAGACGGCGGAACTGTTCGCCGCCGCCTGCCGCATCGGCGCCGTGGTCGCCGAACGCCCCAAGGCGGAAGAAGACGCCCTGTTGTCCTACGGCACCAATCTGGGCATCGCGTTTCAGTTGATCGACGACGTGTTGGACTATTCCGCCAAGCAGGCCGAACTGGGCAAGACCGTGGGCGACGATTTCCGCGAGGGTAAGATTTCGCTGCCGACGATCCTGGCGTTCAACCGAGGCAACGAGGCCGAACGCACGTTCTGGCGCCGCACGCTTGAGGACATGGACCAGACCGACGACGATCTGGCCCATGCCATCACCCTGATGACCAAGCATCATGCCCTGTCCGACACGGTCGACCGGGCGCGGCATTACGGCGCCGTGGCGCGTGATGCGCTCGGCATCTTCCCCGACAACGCGCAGAAACAGGCACTTCTGGAACTGGTCGATTTCTGTATTGAGCGGGCGTACTGA
- a CDS encoding helix-turn-helix transcriptional regulator, producing MDGDAFRHWRKRHKLSQKDAAKALGLKPRIIQYYEKGERDGKTVEIPLSVRLACYAIESGVGDFDGKDSAKLKPRGKKSKD from the coding sequence ATGGACGGCGACGCATTCCGGCATTGGCGCAAGCGCCACAAGTTGTCGCAGAAGGACGCGGCAAAGGCGCTGGGCCTGAAGCCCCGCATCATCCAGTACTATGAAAAGGGTGAGCGCGACGGAAAGACGGTGGAGATTCCGCTGTCCGTCCGGCTGGCCTGCTATGCCATCGAAAGCGGCGTCGGCGATTTCGACGGCAAGGACAGCGCGAAGTTGAAACCGCGCGGCAAGAAGTCCAAGGACTGA
- a CDS encoding ParA family protein translates to MARAILIANSKGGCGKTTIATNLAAAFAQGGLNTALADVDRQKSSLSWLKRRPADLPDITGLDWTKTFKAPPKKVQRLVIDAPAALGLARFRELLKMAEVIILPILPSAFDQAATQRFLKKVDDLKPIRSHKKPVILVGNRVRARTRSAQELDTFIATLEHPVGTIIADRALYTDGAYSGVSVFDKGDRRSLDAQADWSPLITFVETN, encoded by the coding sequence ATGGCGCGCGCGATTCTGATCGCAAATTCCAAGGGCGGTTGCGGCAAGACAACCATCGCGACGAACCTGGCCGCGGCCTTCGCCCAGGGCGGTCTGAACACGGCGCTGGCCGATGTCGACCGCCAGAAAAGCAGCCTGTCCTGGCTCAAGCGTCGCCCTGCGGACCTTCCGGACATCACCGGGCTGGATTGGACCAAGACGTTCAAGGCGCCGCCCAAGAAGGTGCAGCGCCTGGTCATCGATGCGCCGGCGGCGCTCGGCCTGGCGCGGTTCCGCGAACTGCTGAAGATGGCCGAGGTCATCATCCTGCCGATCCTGCCCTCGGCTTTCGATCAGGCGGCGACGCAGCGGTTCCTGAAGAAAGTCGACGATCTGAAGCCGATCCGCAGCCATAAAAAGCCGGTAATCCTGGTCGGTAACCGGGTGCGGGCGCGCACGCGTTCGGCCCAGGAATTGGACACGTTCATCGCAACCCTGGAACATCCGGTGGGGACGATCATCGCCGACCGGGCGCTTTACACGGATGGGGCCTATTCGGGCGTCAGCGTGTTCGACAAGGGTGATCGGCGATCCCTGGATGCTCAGGCGGATTGGTCCCCATTGATCACCTTTGTCGAGACGAACTAG
- a CDS encoding CHAD domain-containing protein, producing MTSTAPQADGTGDREYECKLGGTAAQLRAVRKVAQGLSSNNLTWVTDDLESVYYDTPDMRLGRRGATLRVRRKKGRFIQNVKSQNDGTGALFARGEWEQEVDSLTPRLDLLPEAAVEVMGLVLPGELQETFRTRFTRERAVVTRRGAMGPESRIEIAIDNGEVVAVNRNAAGTPVKGARAKLREKIQECELELLQGDPRDLFEVALELQQTAGLTIIQETKAARGYRLLTPPKVVPVRAGRTILRPDQSVNAAIAEILRAGTRHMLANEGPAIEGTDPEGVHQFRVAVRRMRSMLSVFSKLLDPARVDWLKAELKWIADQFGPARDWDVFVAEILGPPKKAGVEPAAMIELAAAAEDRRLDAYALVREALKSPRYAGLVLRLSAFTETQGWAPQPCPPDHPLAQPIMDWAASILNRAHKKALRAGDGLAKLDVPARHLLRIRLKKLRYNTDFLQALYDSPAKKKYLRALERLQDDFGHLNDVAVAETLLADLAADHPGGRGGKAAAIDKASAAIMGWHARGLYDSEPRLLTDWDTFTNARPFWRKGK from the coding sequence TTGACGTCAACGGCACCCCAGGCCGATGGAACAGGCGACCGGGAATACGAATGCAAGCTGGGCGGCACGGCTGCCCAACTGCGCGCCGTCCGGAAGGTGGCCCAAGGCCTGTCCAGCAACAACCTCACCTGGGTTACCGACGATCTGGAAAGTGTCTATTACGACACCCCGGACATGCGGCTTGGCCGGCGGGGGGCGACCTTGCGCGTGCGCCGCAAGAAGGGCCGGTTCATCCAGAACGTGAAATCGCAAAACGACGGCACCGGCGCCCTGTTCGCGCGCGGCGAATGGGAACAGGAAGTCGACAGCCTGACCCCGCGTCTGGACCTGTTGCCCGAGGCGGCGGTCGAGGTCATGGGACTTGTCCTGCCCGGCGAGTTGCAGGAAACTTTCCGCACCCGCTTTACCCGCGAGCGGGCGGTGGTCACCCGCCGCGGTGCCATGGGCCCGGAAAGCCGCATCGAAATCGCCATCGACAACGGCGAGGTCGTCGCCGTCAATCGCAACGCCGCGGGCACCCCGGTAAAGGGCGCCCGGGCCAAACTGCGCGAGAAGATCCAGGAATGCGAACTGGAACTGTTGCAGGGCGATCCCCGCGACCTGTTCGAGGTGGCGCTGGAGCTACAGCAGACGGCGGGCCTGACCATTATTCAGGAAACCAAGGCGGCGCGCGGCTACCGGCTGCTGACGCCGCCCAAGGTTGTTCCCGTGCGCGCCGGACGCACGATCCTGCGCCCCGATCAATCGGTCAACGCGGCCATCGCCGAGATTTTGCGCGCGGGTACCCGCCACATGTTGGCCAACGAGGGGCCGGCCATCGAGGGCACGGATCCGGAAGGCGTGCATCAGTTCCGCGTCGCCGTCCGGCGCATGCGCTCCATGCTGTCGGTGTTTTCCAAGCTGCTTGATCCGGCCCGGGTGGACTGGTTGAAGGCGGAATTGAAATGGATTGCTGATCAGTTCGGCCCGGCCCGCGATTGGGACGTGTTCGTCGCCGAAATTCTCGGCCCGCCGAAAAAGGCGGGGGTCGAGCCGGCGGCCATGATCGAATTGGCCGCCGCCGCCGAAGATCGCCGGCTCGACGCCTATGCCCTGGTACGCGAAGCCCTGAAGTCGCCCCGCTATGCCGGGCTGGTGCTGCGCCTGTCGGCCTTCACGGAAACCCAGGGCTGGGCCCCGCAGCCCTGTCCGCCGGATCACCCGCTGGCCCAGCCGATCATGGATTGGGCAGCCTCGATCCTGAACCGCGCGCACAAGAAGGCGCTGCGCGCCGGCGACGGCCTGGCGAAACTGGATGTGCCGGCGCGGCATCTGTTGCGCATCCGGCTCAAGAAGCTGCGCTACAACACGGATTTTCTGCAGGCGCTGTATGACTCGCCCGCCAAGAAGAAATATCTGCGCGCGCTGGAACGCTTGCAGGACGATTTCGGTCATCTCAACGATGTCGCCGTGGCGGAAACCTTGCTGGCCGATCTGGCGGCCGACCATCCGGGCGGACGGGGCGGCAAGGCAGCGGCGATCGACAAGGCCTCGGCCGCCATCATGGGCTGGCACGCGCGGGGGCTCTACGACAGTGAACCGCGCCTGCTGACCGATTGGGACACGTTCACCAACGCCCGGCCGTTCTGGCGCAAGGGCAAATAG
- a CDS encoding TRAP transporter substrate-binding protein: MRNAVIGIVVGLVVGVVLGVSIIAPRLNASLPETAAQAVAEITPEPAAPKEPPPASTAEISALPAAAESLLAPAITPDPIVRWRMESAFASALPQLGAQAKRIETEIWRVSAGGMEIAFNEPGTLIQGKDMVSAVKDGTVDAAFVAPESWPATTPALQLFGAVPFGPRAEEYLAWLYFGGGEKLLNGLAEGLGVRIVVCGLVSPEGAGWYRRPLTTVEDLKGLRVRMTGLGARVMNRLGAKTVALNEGEIFHALETGAIDAAEYSMPAIDVQLGLHRMARNYYFPGWHQPATLLALVINNDRWTDLKPVQRSQLRAVCGDNVRHGLAEGEASQYRALLNLTKEGVTVRRWPREILGKLSKAWDEVARDTAKQDKDFAKVWKSLDRFRKDYAVWRDAGGR, encoded by the coding sequence ATGCGCAATGCCGTCATCGGCATCGTCGTGGGATTGGTTGTCGGCGTTGTCCTGGGGGTTTCCATCATCGCCCCCCGCCTGAACGCATCGCTGCCCGAAACCGCCGCCCAGGCCGTGGCCGAGATCACCCCCGAGCCCGCTGCGCCGAAAGAACCCCCCCCAGCATCGACCGCAGAGATATCTGCCCTGCCCGCCGCTGCGGAAAGCCTGCTGGCCCCCGCCATCACCCCCGACCCCATCGTGCGCTGGCGCATGGAAAGCGCCTTTGCCAGCGCCCTGCCGCAGTTGGGTGCCCAGGCCAAACGAATCGAAACGGAAATCTGGCGCGTGTCCGCCGGCGGGATGGAGATCGCTTTCAACGAACCGGGAACCCTGATTCAAGGCAAGGACATGGTCAGCGCGGTCAAGGACGGCACCGTCGACGCAGCCTTCGTCGCCCCCGAAAGCTGGCCGGCGACCACCCCCGCCTTGCAACTGTTCGGCGCCGTGCCGTTCGGCCCACGGGCCGAGGAATACCTGGCCTGGCTCTATTTCGGCGGCGGTGAAAAGCTGTTGAACGGCCTGGCAGAAGGACTGGGCGTGCGGATCGTGGTCTGCGGGCTGGTGTCGCCCGAAGGGGCCGGTTGGTACCGACGGCCATTGACCACGGTCGAAGACCTGAAAGGCCTGCGGGTGCGCATGACCGGTCTTGGCGCGCGCGTGATGAACCGCCTGGGTGCGAAGACTGTGGCCCTGAACGAAGGGGAAATCTTCCACGCCCTGGAAACCGGGGCCATCGACGCCGCCGAATATTCCATGCCCGCCATCGACGTGCAGCTCGGCCTGCACCGCATGGCGCGGAATTACTATTTCCCCGGCTGGCATCAGCCGGCGACGCTGCTGGCGCTGGTCATCAACAACGACCGCTGGACCGACCTCAAACCGGTGCAGCGCTCACAACTGCGCGCCGTGTGCGGCGACAATGTGCGTCATGGCCTGGCCGAGGGCGAGGCCTCACAGTACCGGGCCCTTCTGAACCTGACCAAGGAAGGCGTGACCGTGCGCCGCTGGCCGCGGGAAATTCTCGGTAAACTGTCCAAGGCCTGGGACGAGGTCGCGCGCGACACGGCGAAGCAGGACAAGGATTTCGCCAAGGTGTGGAAATCGCTCGATCGGTTTCGCAAGGATTACGCCGTCTGGCGTGACGCGGGCGGCAGATAA
- a CDS encoding DUF2336 domain-containing protein, with product MPADNLSKADVAKLLSDPTPDNRAATAAKVAVAFDPGKLSPTERALAEEIFRLMVKDAEVRVRQALTENLKQNGNVPHDVAVALANDIDQVALPMIEFSQVLNDDDLIAIIGSQDPAKQEAVAGRATVSEALSDALVNSGNEAAVTRLVANEGAAISESTFQKVVDDFGDRAGVQSAMVNRASLPVTVAERLVTLVSENLRDELVKRHELPAAMTTDIILQSRERATISLSSDSSVDDVMILARQLNDNGRLTPSITLRALCMGDITFFECAMATRAGVTLDNARRLIHDRGPLGLRAVFDKAKLPPAQFMAVRAALDVSRETQMDGGENDRERYARRMIERIMTQYDDLGVEFESSDLEYLLTKMDELPADVLGDDGPDAVVGAGR from the coding sequence ATGCCAGCAGATAATCTAAGCAAAGCGGATGTCGCCAAGCTTTTGTCCGACCCCACGCCGGACAACCGCGCGGCGACTGCGGCCAAGGTCGCCGTGGCCTTCGATCCCGGCAAACTGAGCCCCACCGAACGGGCGCTGGCCGAGGAAATTTTCCGCCTGATGGTCAAGGACGCGGAAGTCCGCGTACGTCAGGCATTGACGGAAAACCTGAAGCAGAACGGCAACGTGCCGCATGACGTGGCGGTGGCACTGGCCAACGACATCGACCAGGTGGCGTTGCCGATGATTGAATTTTCCCAGGTTCTCAACGATGACGACCTGATCGCCATCATCGGGTCGCAAGACCCCGCCAAACAGGAAGCCGTCGCCGGGCGCGCCACCGTGTCGGAGGCACTGTCCGATGCCCTGGTCAATTCCGGCAACGAGGCGGCGGTGACCCGTCTGGTCGCCAACGAGGGGGCGGCGATTTCCGAAAGCACGTTCCAGAAGGTGGTCGACGATTTCGGTGACCGCGCCGGGGTGCAGTCAGCCATGGTCAACCGGGCCTCTCTGCCGGTGACGGTGGCCGAACGCTTGGTGACCCTGGTGTCGGAAAACCTGCGTGACGAGTTGGTCAAGCGCCACGAACTGCCGGCGGCGATGACCACGGACATCATCCTGCAATCGCGTGAACGGGCAACCATCAGCCTGTCCTCCGATTCCAGTGTCGATGACGTGATGATCCTGGCCCGCCAGTTAAACGACAACGGCCGCCTGACGCCGTCGATCACCTTGCGGGCACTTTGCATGGGCGACATCACGTTCTTCGAATGCGCGATGGCGACACGGGCAGGGGTCACGCTGGATAATGCGCGGCGCCTAATCCACGACCGCGGCCCTCTGGGTCTGCGCGCGGTGTTCGACAAGGCCAAGCTGCCGCCGGCCCAGTTCATGGCCGTGCGCGCGGCGCTGGATGTCAGCCGGGAAACGCAGATGGACGGCGGCGAGAATGACCGCGAACGTTATGCCCGGCGCATGATTGAGCGGATCATGACCCAGTACGACGATCTGGGCGTCGAGTTCGAGTCCTCGGACCTGGAATATCTGCTGACCAAGATGGATGAATTGCCCGCCGATGTGCTGGGGGATGACGGGCCGGATGCCGTGGTCGGCGCGGGCCGGTAA
- a CDS encoding c-type cytochrome — MKHASLMAATVAGFAASMMVAAAPVQADAAKAFKKNRCAQCHTVSGKHTIGPSLNDIIGRKAGTAEGFKTSRYSSSMVAAGEKGLVWDAKSLDGYLADPKQFLRDYLSDPKASTKMAYPGLKKADERALVIEYLTNAK; from the coding sequence ATGAAACATGCTTCCTTGATGGCTGCCACAGTCGCCGGCTTCGCGGCCTCAATGATGGTCGCCGCGGCACCCGTTCAGGCCGACGCCGCCAAGGCGTTCAAGAAAAACCGCTGCGCCCAATGTCATACGGTGTCGGGCAAACACACCATCGGCCCGTCCCTCAATGACATCATCGGCCGCAAGGCCGGCACGGCCGAAGGCTTCAAGACGTCACGCTATTCCAGTTCCATGGTTGCCGCCGGTGAAAAGGGCCTGGTCTGGGACGCCAAGTCACTCGACGGCTATCTCGCCGACCCCAAGCAGTTCCTGCGGGACTACCTGAGCGACCCCAAGGCGTCGACCAAGATGGCCTATCCGGGCCTGAAGAAGGCAGACGAGCGCGCCCTGGTCATCGAATACCTGACCAACGCGAAGTGA
- a CDS encoding TAXI family TRAP transporter solute-binding subunit produces MWVRPGALIMVLSIAWTAGGPGAARAAEFISVGTGGVTGVYFPAGGAICRLVNKGRKDHGVRCSAESTFGSVFNINAIRSGDLDLGLAQSDTQYSALRGEGAFEKRGPYSELRSVFSLHAEPVTLMARADSGIKHINDVKGRRMNIGNPGSGTLATWQVIEQALGWTRRDLGLAAEFKANQQGEALCDNKVDAFFALVGHPSAATRETANACAAVLVPIDGPGIQALVKTSPFYRWAVIPGGMYRGNPKDVKTFGVGATLVSSTKTKPEIVYTIVKAVFDNFDAFRDMHPALANLRKDEMVRDSLTAPLHAGAVRYFREAGLIK; encoded by the coding sequence ATGTGGGTTAGACCGGGTGCTTTGATCATGGTGCTGTCCATCGCCTGGACGGCGGGGGGGCCGGGGGCAGCGCGGGCCGCCGAATTCATTTCGGTCGGCACGGGCGGGGTTACGGGGGTCTATTTCCCCGCCGGCGGGGCCATTTGCCGGCTGGTCAACAAGGGGCGCAAGGACCATGGCGTGCGCTGTTCGGCTGAATCGACCTTTGGGTCGGTGTTCAACATCAACGCGATCCGCTCCGGCGATCTGGACCTGGGGTTGGCCCAGTCCGATACCCAGTACAGCGCTTTGCGCGGCGAAGGGGCGTTCGAGAAACGCGGCCCTTATAGCGAGTTGCGCTCCGTGTTCTCGCTGCATGCTGAGCCGGTGACCCTTATGGCGCGGGCGGATTCGGGCATCAAGCACATCAACGACGTCAAGGGCCGGCGCATGAACATCGGCAATCCCGGTTCAGGGACGCTGGCAACCTGGCAGGTGATCGAACAGGCGCTTGGTTGGACCCGTCGCGATCTGGGCTTGGCGGCCGAATTCAAGGCCAATCAGCAGGGGGAGGCCCTGTGTGACAACAAGGTTGATGCCTTCTTCGCGCTGGTCGGCCACCCATCCGCCGCGACCCGCGAAACGGCGAACGCCTGCGCCGCGGTGCTGGTGCCGATCGACGGCCCGGGCATCCAGGCGCTGGTAAAGACCAGCCCTTTCTATCGCTGGGCGGTGATCCCAGGTGGCATGTATCGGGGCAACCCGAAAGACGTAAAGACATTCGGTGTCGGCGCAACGCTGGTCAGTTCGACCAAGACCAAGCCCGAGATCGTCTACACCATCGTCAAGGCCGTGTTCGATAACTTCGACGCGTTCCGCGACATGCATCCGGCCCTCGCCAATCTGCGGAAAGACGAAATGGTGCGCGATTCCTTAACCGCGCCCCTGCATGCGGGGGCGGTGCGCTATTTCCGGGAAGCGGGACTGATTAAGTGA
- a CDS encoding universal stress protein — translation MYKDILLAIDIDDKASWTASAPIAIELAEKFGATLHVMVVIPTFGSSLVANFFPKGYEKKTMEEAAARLHTWTKANIPSGIKKQHIVGHGRVYEEILRGAKETDCDLIILCDRRTDADMLGHNADKVAHQAKQSVLIVRH, via the coding sequence ATGTATAAGGACATCCTCCTTGCCATCGACATTGACGACAAAGCGTCCTGGACGGCATCCGCGCCGATCGCCATCGAACTTGCTGAAAAGTTCGGGGCGACGCTCCATGTGATGGTCGTCATTCCGACTTTCGGGTCCTCCCTGGTCGCCAATTTCTTTCCCAAAGGCTATGAAAAGAAAACCATGGAAGAAGCGGCAGCCCGACTGCATACCTGGACCAAGGCGAACATCCCGAGCGGGATCAAGAAACAGCACATCGTCGGTCATGGCCGTGTCTATGAGGAAATCCTCCGCGGCGCGAAGGAAACCGATTGCGACCTGATCATCCTCTGTGACCGGCGCACCGACGCCGACATGCTCGGCCATAACGCGGATAAGGTCGCCCATCAGGCCAAACAATCGGTCCTGATCGTCCGCCACTGA